From the Musa acuminata AAA Group cultivar baxijiao chromosome BXJ3-1, Cavendish_Baxijiao_AAA, whole genome shotgun sequence genome, the window CCAAGTCTATCCTCTTCTTTGAGGGCCAGCGCTCCGGGAAGCTCCCCGCTAACCAGCGCGTCACATGGCGAGGCGACTCCGGCCTCTCTGACGGCTCCTCTTGCAATGTCTGCACCCGTGACAGTGCATTTGAGTTCCTGTCGTTGCCGTGCTTACGAAGGCTTTGCATGGGCGTGCGTTGCAGGTGGATCTGGTCGGCGGCTACTACGACGCCGGGGACAACGTCAAGTTCGGCCTCCCGATGGCCTTCACGACGACGATGCTGGCGTGGAGCATCATCGAGTTCGGTGGGCTGATGCATGGTGAGCTCGGAAACGCCAAGGCCGCGCTCCGCTGGGGCACGGACTACCTCCTCAAGGCCGCCACCGCCGCCCCCGACGCTTTATACGTTCAGGTGATCGACGAAGACGTCGAGGCATGGGTTGCTGCGGCAGCACCGCGTCTTACTCCTTTTCCCGTGCATTGCAGGTGGCGGACCCGAACCAGGATCACCGATGCTGGGAGAGACCGGAAGACATGGACACCCCTCGCAACGTTTACAAGGTGACGAGCCAAAACCCCGGCTCCGACGTCGCGGCCGAGACCGCCGCGGCGCTGGCGGCGGCTTCCATTGTCTTCAAGGATTCCGACCCAGCTTACTCTTCCAAGTTACTCCACACTGCCACCCAAGTAAGCGTACGAGGACATGGCGGATTCCGATCTGCCTTTTAGTTCCATGATTCCATCTGACGGTGAACGATTCCCGCGCTGCAGGTTTTCGATTTCGCTAACCGGTACAGAGGGTCATACAGCGATTCACTGAGCTCGGTGGCGTGCCCATTTTACTGCTCCTATTCTGGTTATAACGTAAGAGGCTTGATCTGCTGCAAGCTACGAACTTGGCCTCGATTGACTTCTGCAGCAACTGCTGACTAAAACTTGATGTGCAACCAGGACGAACTTCTATGGGGAGCTTCCTGGCTTCACCAGGCGTCGCAGGACGTCTCCTTCATGTCGTACATCGAGTCCAACGGCCACACTCTGGGAGCAGAAGATGATGACTACTCCTTCAGCTGGGACGACAAGCGCGTGGGCACCAAAATTCTTCTTTCCAAGGTAGTGACGATGAAGTCTTCCTCGGAGAGCTTCCCTTCTTGCTAGCTCAGCGTAAAGAGATTTGAGTTCTCCGTCTGGGTATCTGCGCAGGGATTCTTGCAGAACGGGATTGAAGTGCTGCAGTTGTACAAAGCGCATTCGGACAACTACATCTGCTCACTGGTGCCAGGAACGAGCAGCTTCCAAGCCCAGTACACACCAGGTTGGTGCTGCTCATCACCCGTCTTCCAAAGCCGTGTCCTCG encodes:
- the LOC135628981 gene encoding endoglucanase 1-like, with the translated sequence MAAKGFLFLSLMSLSLLHSPSPASAFNYADALAKSILFFEGQRSGKLPANQRVTWRGDSGLSDGSSCNVDLVGGYYDAGDNVKFGLPMAFTTTMLAWSIIEFGGLMHGELGNAKAALRWGTDYLLKAATAAPDALYVQVADPNQDHRCWERPEDMDTPRNVYKVTSQNPGSDVAAETAAALAAASIVFKDSDPAYSSKLLHTATQVFDFANRYRGSYSDSLSSVACPFYCSYSGYNDELLWGASWLHQASQDVSFMSYIESNGHTLGAEDDDYSFSWDDKRVGTKILLSKGFLQNGIEVLQLYKAHSDNYICSLVPGTSSFQAQYTPGGLLYKESGSNLQYVTSTAFLLLTYAKYLDSNGGSVLCGTSKVAAADLVSVAKKQVDYILGNNPAKMSYMVGFGSRYPQHVHHRGSSLPSVRAHPGRIACSEGFQYLYSGSPNPNVLVGAVLGGPDSQDHFADDRNNYQQSEPATYINAPMVGALAFFAGTPM